A window of Oryza glaberrima chromosome 2, OglaRS2, whole genome shotgun sequence genomic DNA:
CTTCAAGCAGTGGTACCTCACTCACTATGGAGTGGATATTGGTAGAAAGAAGAAGGCTCCTGCAGCCAAGAAGGATGCTGAGGTATTTTTCTCCCTTCTGTTGTACATTTTGATGTGATTGGTATAGTAGATTCTTATACACAATTATTTGTCGTCTTATAACTTAAGCTTGGTATCACTTTTGTGATTGGATGTATAGATGCATATTGAAAGATCTGGACTGTTGACTGTATTGTCCCTAGTTACAAGAATTGGACTGTACTTTGCTTATAGCTGCGTGCAGTTCTTGAATTGGTATATTTATGTTTTGGTACTGCAGTAGTATATATTGTATTCTGTTCACATGTATAAAACCAGAATGTATCTACTCTTTAGTAGCATTTACCTGTCCTGCATAAATATGCTACCTGCAGCATGCACTTGGTAAAATCCGGTGCTTATTTATAGGATTATATGTTATGCTTAAGGTATATATTTTGCTTGATGGAAAAGTATCTTGTCTATAACCTTGCAATGCATTGCTTGCCGGTAATCCTTTATTCATGATAAAAGGAATTAGCATCACCAATTTTGCATTCCTAGTTGTTGTAACTCTGGGAGCAACTCTTTTAGATTTATCAAACTGTGTTCAGACTTGTTATTCCTGTTTACAGATTGACTCCGTAGGTTGTCTTTGAGCTGTCATATCATTTGATCCTTCATTGTTGAATTTACAGGGGCAGGATGCTGAAGCTACCACAGAGGAAGCGAAGAAAAGCAACCATGTTGTCAGGAAGCTTGAGAAGCGCCAACAGGGACGCACACTTGACGCCCACATCGAAGAACAGTTTGGCAGTGGGAGGTTGCTGGCCTGCATTTCTTCCCGCCCTGGGCAGTGTGGCCGAGCAGATGGGTAAGATTCTAACACTGAATGAACATCATTGTAAATTAGGCTTTTCTCACAGTATATGTCAGCATGGAGGCGGCATGATCTCGAGTATGTCCTGGTTTGCAGGGGCTCAGATTTCTTTTTGTTGATTATAGTGCAGTCTGGAAGTTAAACAAATGCAAGAACAATGACAATGCTATCTCTAATTAaaccatttattttataattccTTGCAGCTATATCCTTGAGGGCAAGGAGCTGGAATTCTACATGAAGAAGCTCCAGAGGAAGAAGGGCAAGGGTGCCTCAGCTTAGAGCAAGTCTTTCTTTGTTGCTGGTTCTACACTGAAAGAACTACCCTTTTTTGTTCCCTGAGAGCTCCTATGTTATGTTTGCAGACGCATAGctgtttttttatgattaaaCAACTTTAGCATGATGACATGAGAATGGGTTATGTACTCTGGATGTTATTAAGTTAAAATATGTACTTTCCGCCAGCTCGTTCATAATTTTGAAATTATCGATCTGTCGTGATCTGCCCATTATGTTTGCGCAGAGTTGCATTTTATTATCTACTAGAAGCCTAAAAGGATGTTTGATCGGACTAGCTACGCTTCAGGAGTGTACTTTCTCCACCCCAGAACTTGACTATCAGAATCAATAATTCTAAGACGAGCGGTCGGTTGTTTCAGAGATAGTATAGCTACTTTCCTTTATTGGAATTTAAGTTTCCAACATCTACTAATTTATTTAAGGGGACTTATAGAAcatttaaaaatcattttttttattaaaaaaattatataatcattatttattttattgtgagttgatttatcatcaaatgtttttaaagtattattgtttttatatatacgtaaaaattttaaataagataaatgaatCAATACCGAGTATTTTATCTTAGAATGGTGATTACGGCGTTTGGTGGATCGCCAAACCACCCAACACAGTAATGTCAGGATAAAAAGGGAGGGGATATTCATGCCATTTCCTGTTCTTATTTTATGGAAATAAAATAGGAAGGGGTAGTAATgttattttctgttttttctccCTCCTAATAAACATTTATGGATCAttggatatattattttttataagctTATCAAACTTATCAAAGTTTGACTaaactttttataatataaaaagagTGGTAATTAGGTTTGCGAGGGAGAGAACACTGGGCATGGGAGGTGGGACATGCTAATTCAAACTAGATGGAGAGAGAGTGTCATGGTTACGGATAAGACATATATCCTATCCTACAACTTACGGAACATATAAGATTGGCATACCATCATTCACACGATATATTTCAGTATGTGATAAGGAAATATACAAGATATTATAGAAAATATCCTCACGAGCTGGCGATTGACGTAGTCCTACTCGAAGAGGATTGGATTAATTCTATATCGTGCAGGGCTCATTTTCTACGAGTTCTATTTAAAGACTAAGATAATCATGGTATAAAAGGCACACCCCCTGAGAGGTTCAGATCATCGAATCATAGTGctaacacacccaccatagtttacAAAGCCGGAGGACATGAAGCCAAATTCACcaggagatctcgtcgaatggTCTCGACAAGGATCTCAGCAGATTCATCTATTCTTTTGTACTCTGTGGTTTTCTATATCAATCTCATGTAAACTGGATTAGGACTTTTACCTcacaaggggcctgaaccattataatccttgtcttttgtttgttttgatgtcgtatcatgtagatcctcgtaccaacgtatCCTAATACCCTATCTATCCGGTCTCCAGGTATCCCACATCGACAGAAACGTCTATGGgttttccggctagctccatGAGGTTGTAGGTTAGACGAATTGGATTCGAAATCTTACCCCTTCTAATTAATTGATATTATGtacttccctaatattcgtgttttgATTCAAACTAGATGTAGACAGTGCATCGTTCACACATATGGGAGAGGCATTTTGGTCATTCTAAAAATATTCCTTTGTCCAATATGCTTAGAATGATAAGATATTTGACATggtttcctatagaaaattaccatatattttttatattcttaTACCAAACTACGTTTGATGTGTAAATTAGACCATTCTATAGATatcttgtagcaaattttgttcAGTACCGTATTTTTAGCACAACTGAATTTTAATAATCCATCAAAATAAGTGCTATTTATCAATTGAATTATCGAAACTAATGAATAGTGTGACGTATTGCCGAAATTTCTCAACGTATAGGTCATGAAATTGGcaacgaagaaaaaaaacagagagagagagagagaagctttAGCCAAACAAAATTCTGCCGCTTCCGCTCAAACGAAATGGCGATGATAACGCTGCCAGTAGCTGCCCACGCTCCGTCGCCATGGCTGCCGCCCTccatcctccgcctccgctccacctccaccaccaccaccatccccgccgccgccgcaagatCCTCCGCTCCCCACCCTCTCCCGGACGAGCTCCACCTCGTCGCCGACATCCGCTCGCCGCACAACCACATCCGCGTCGCCGACGtctcccgcaccgccgccggagccggccaccccctcgccggcgcgcgcctcctcctcctcgacgcgcCGGGCAACATCcactccctctccttccctcgcTCCCCCTGCCCCCTCACCTCCACCTACCTCGACGTCTTCGCCACGCTCCCGCCActcctccccgcctccgcctcgtccctcgccgtcctcggctTCGGCGCGggctccgccgcgcgcgccgtcctCCACTTCTTCCCGGACATCTCCGTCCACGGCTGGGAGATCGACCCCGCCGTGGTCTCCGCCTCCCGCGACTTCTTCGGCCTCGCGGAGCTCGAGGCGGAGcacgccgcccgcctctccaTCCATGTCGGGGACGCGCTCGAGGCCTCGGCCGACGCCGTGGCCGTGCCCGGCGGCTTCGACGGCGTGCTGGTGGACCTGTTCGCCGGCGGGAGCGTGCTCCCGGAGCTCCAGGAGATGGACACGTGGAGGCGGATAGGCCGGCGGATGGTGGCGCCCGGAGGGAGGGTCATGGTGAACTGCGGCGGGCCgtgcgtggaggcggaggaggaggggaggggcggcgaggCCGTCAAGGACGCAACCCTGCGCGCGCTCACGGCGGCGTTCGGGCACGGGATGGTGTCGGTGATGGATGTGGACGAGAGCTGGGTGGCCATGACTGGACCGGCGgtgtcgtcggcgccggaggaggcggcggcgtggaaggCTAAGCTGCCGCCGGAGCTACGGGGATATGTTGATATGTGGAGGCCGTGCTTGCTGTGAATTCTGAATTGAATTCTCTGAATACCGTGTGATTTCGGTAAGTGAATGCATATATATCTTCTTGTTCCAGTTACATTTTTTGAAAGTTAGTCACATAGCACATCAAAAACAGATGAAATTGTCCGGAAAACAACTGAAAAGCTAATGTTAGCAAAGCGACCCAGTGAAATCGGTGTCACAGCTCAGGTGATGAATTGATCTATGTGCAAGCGCAAGACATAGAGGCATGCTTatcagcaggaagttgaattcAGATGGCGTGAACTTGAAATGAAGGCAACACAAATTTTTAGGATCCATGTCTTAGATGATTTTGATGTGGAGGCATCAACTAAAAAGGCTTTAAAGTCTTTGTTTTTCGTACTGTGGATAGATCAACAGGTGATAACTTGGATGTCCTTCGTGGTACTCTTCAAAacaatatctattatattattaaaacagtttTGAAAGAAAGCACCACGTTCGCTTTgagggctagaaattcccacattaatcagagaaaaagaaaaaaaaagaaaagaagagtccaagtagaaatacaatctaaaaatagctgaaattcggaattaaaaataagcaatattgaaagaagttttcatataagaacccaatacgagattaaacaatattcgaaataaaaataaaataaaataaaatccaaaattagaaaagaaaacgagagtacaagtaggaatacaatttaaaaatagctgaaattcggaattaaaaataaggaatattaaaagaagagtccataaaagaacccaatatgagattaattaaaatttggaataaaaataaaaataaatccgaaattagtaaaagaaaataaagaagagttcaagtaggaatacaatttaaaattagctgaaattcggaattaaaaatatgcaatattaaaagacgaatccatataagaacccaatacgagattaattaaaatttcgaataaaaatataataatatccaaaattagaaaaattaaaacagagttcaagtaggaatacaattttgaaacaactgaaattgaaaataaaaaaataaaaacattcaaAGAACACAGTacggtattaactaatttttttaaaaaaataaattctaaaattagaaaaaaagtttcaattaggaataaaatttataaataactaaaatttgtgataaaaataaagactattgaaagaaaagaccatctaaaacacatgatgagataaattaagtagcAGGTCTATAAAGCAGTAGAgttggtggcggttgatacggcatataaaaattgttaataaaacaccaaatagaatcctaatgatgattaaaaggagggatgtcaggcaggccgtgaagcaaacaagtaaggcgGTTGTCCGGagttctagaaagtaaaaaaaaaaaaccatattgatAATCattttcgatttttaaaatctcaatgacaataaaaaggagaagcagcgggtggggtgtataagagtaaaGTTGCAGAGCCTCCGATGAttgacaggacttctagaaaataaaaaataaattacaagaatagttatgtttgatttttagaatcataATGACATAAAGAGTAGGCGGTGGACGGGCTGCAGAGGGGCATAGTgacatcgtttgatgggacttctaaaaattataaaaaataaaactacaagtccaatttttaaagtttcaaaacttccaaaaagtaaaaaaaaaaccaacgaTAATCATGtacgattttaaaatctcaatgacaataaaaaagggAGGCAATGGGTGAGatgtagaggagtacaatggcaaaaccGCTgatggtttggcgggacttctagaaagtaaaaatgaacccaaactataattatgtttgatttttaaaatctcaattacaataaagagaagagatagtggatctgtagaggagtataatggcaacgtttgacgggacatctagaatatataaaaacgaaacccaatgtgacaataaactctaaaaactataaaatccaatttttaaaggttccaagaatagaaatagtgatagattgagcaagcaaataaagaaggagatgacataaggtttggtcttttcaAAGTCTTAAcgatgagatagctatttaataaattttaagtaaaatcatacttaaaaaataaattattttttttgctagccgcgcaattgcgcgggctacCAAGCTAGTTAGAGGTAAAAGAACCCTGCTTATCCTTGATTGACATCGGGGATGATGTTGAGGGAAGATTGGCAACGGTAGAATATGTTCTGGACTCCATTCACAGAAATTATCTTTAAATTACAGAACGGCAAAGCCATTGCCGCCAGGTGTGTGTAAGCTACAAGATCACACTGGCAAAGATgagttgttgctgctgcttacATCTTTCTATCGTGATGTGCTGCCCACACACCTATAAGGGCATGTTTGCAACACAAGGAAACaaacaacagaaaagaaaaCGCTAGGAATATAGAAACACACCAATGTAAGCGTAAGACACAGAACTAAAAAAAGAACACAGCAATTATTAATAGGTAGAAATCATTTAAACCACTATGCCTTGTTTGTTTAGGCGTGATAGACTGGGATTTGGGCCCGATCCACAGGGGACATCCCCTGTTTTCTCTCAGCCTGTGGACACGTTTGGATGAGTCAGGGGTGGAGAAAATCCTGGCCCAATCCATGCACATCCCCGTGGGAGAGAAAAATCTCCAACTAGGCGTGTTTGTTTAGTGTGCATGCTAAGAATGACTAATTTTTCTGAGgaaagaactttttttttttcaaaaggtgCTATCTTAATTAGTCTTGACAACTAATTGCACTGCCACATtactacatatttatatatgttcgcTGCTTTATGAACTGTCCAACCGCAATTATTTGCTTTAGCACTTGTttgattccttttttttgtaTGTCCATTGTCCACTACTATAAGGCTACGGAAATAGTTTAGAAAATAGGTTCAGCCTTTTATTTGTCAATGAACCAACTTTTTGAATTTTGTAGAACACTATAAACTGGGAGCCTTTTTTATTTCAGTGAGTACTATTTGTAATTTATGGCTTGCTTATATGTTGACTATTAATGCATCTTTATTTTGGAAATGAGTAGTTGCAGCATTGTGTTTATGAAAAATTAGATGTTTGTTCTGTTTTTACAATTAGCCGTTGGAATATTCTGGTGGAAACTTTCAGTGATAGGTTGTCCTTGGCTTCTGATGATCATATGCTAGTTAGCTTCTAGCTTCCTTTTCTAGCTATCTTGGTGCATTCTGTAGAAGAACATTGCATAATTGCATCTTGTTCCAGTGTCTGGATAGTAGGGTTAATCTTGCTTCCCATGCTGTGTCAATTTGTGGGTCTTTGTGTGCATGTGCTCTGTGACCTTGATCAGGGCCAAGCTGCAGTTCTGAACCTACAGTTTTAAATGTTCAGTAGATTAGTTATCTTTTGATTCTAGTTCATTTTGCTTCTTGTTTAGTTTACATATATTAGCAAGCACCGTTATCTAATGTCTAAGACTTGTTTCTTTTGGCTTCGTAGTTATAGGGTGTGCATCATGCTAGAATTGTTTGGAAGATAGAATTGTGAGAGACTGCTTGAATTGTAAATGAGACGCATAAAG
This region includes:
- the LOC127764522 gene encoding 40S ribosomal protein S8; translated protein: MGISRDSMHKRRATGGKQKAWRKKRKYELGRQPANTKLSSNKTVRRVRVRGGNVKWRALRLDTGNYSWGSEAVTRKTRILDVVYNASNNELVRTQTLVKSAIVQVDAAPFKQWYLTHYGVDIGRKKKAPAAKKDAEGQDAEATTEEAKKSNHVVRKLEKRQQGRTLDAHIEEQFGSGRLLACISSRPGQCGRADGYILEGKELEFYMKKLQRKKGKGASA
- the LOC127761096 gene encoding uncharacterized protein LOC127761096; the encoded protein is MAMITLPVAAHAPSPWLPPSILRLRSTSTTTTIPAAAARSSAPHPLPDELHLVADIRSPHNHIRVADVSRTAAGAGHPLAGARLLLLDAPGNIHSLSFPRSPCPLTSTYLDVFATLPPLLPASASSLAVLGFGAGSAARAVLHFFPDISVHGWEIDPAVVSASRDFFGLAELEAEHAARLSIHVGDALEASADAVAVPGGFDGVLVDLFAGGSVLPELQEMDTWRRIGRRMVAPGGRVMVNCGGPCVEAEEEGRGGEAVKDATLRALTAAFGHGMVSVMDVDESWVAMTGPAVSSAPEEAAAWKAKLPPELRGYVDMWRPCLL